One genomic region from Epinephelus fuscoguttatus linkage group LG6, E.fuscoguttatus.final_Chr_v1 encodes:
- the LOC125889869 gene encoding coronin-1C-A isoform X2 produces MRRGVVRQSKFRHVFGQAVKNDQCYDDIRVSRVTWDSAFCSVNPKFVAIIIEASGGGAFLVLPLHKTGRIDKSYPTVCGHTGPVLDIEWCPHNDQVIASGSEDCTVMVWQIPENGLVTCMSEPVVVLEGHSKRVGIITWHPTARNVLLSAGCDNQIIIWNAGTGEAMITLEDMHPDVIYNVSWNRNGSLICTACKDKAIRVIDPRKEMIVAEKEKAHEGARPMRAIFLADGNILTTGFSRMSERQLALWNTEKMEEPITVHEMDTSNGVLLPFYDPDTNVVYLCGKGDSSIRYFEITDEAPYVHYLSTFTTKEPQRGMGYMAKRGLDVNKCEIARFYKLHERKCEPIVMTVPRKSDLFQDDLYPDTSGPDPALEAEEWFDNKNGDPILISLKNGYVPLKNREFKVVKKNILDNKVTKNTENSSPATKSASPTPSIKSEAKLEEILKEIKSLKDLVSSQEKRIITLEEQMSKIAI; encoded by the exons ATGAGACGAGGAGTTGTACGGCAGAGCAAATTCCGTCACGTCTTTGGCCAGGCGGTGAAGAATGACCAATGCTACGATGATATCCGGGTGTCAAGGGTCACATGGGACAGCGCCTTCTGTTCGGTCAACCCCAAGTTTGTTGCCATAATTATTGAGGCCAGTGGTGGAGGAGCTTTCCTCGTTCTCCCTCTGCACAAG ACAGGACGCATTGACAAATCCTACCCCAcagtgtgtggtcacacaggcCCGGTGTTAGACATTGAGTGGTGCCCCCACAATGATCAGGTCATTGCCAGCGGCTCTGAGGACTGCACAGTGATG GTGTGGCAGATTCCTGAGAATGGCCTTGTCACTTGCATGTCTGAGCCAGTGGTGGTACTGGAGGGCCACTCCAAGCGCGTTGGCATCATTACATGGCACCCAACAGCACGCAATGTCCTTCTTAGTGCAG GTTGTGACAACCAGATCATCATCTGGAATGCGGGCACAGGAGAGGCTATGATCACCCTGGAGGACATGCACCCGGATGTCATTTACAACGTGAGCTGGAATCGCAACGGGAGCCTCATCTGCACTGCCTGCAAGGACAAGGCCATTCGTGTCATTGATCCCCGCAAGGAGATGATTGTTGCT gagaaggagaaggcaCATGAGGGCGCTCGGCCCATGAGGGCCATTTTCCTTGCTGATGGCAACATCCTCACCACAGGCTTCAGTCGAATGAGTGAGAGACAGCTCGCCCTCTGGAACACG gaAAAAATGGAGGAGCCCATTACTGTTCATGAGATGGACACCAGCAACGGAGTGCTCTTGCCCTTCTACGACCCAGACACCAACGTTGTTTACCTCTGTGGGAAG GGTGACAGCAGCATCCGTTACTTTGAAATCACAGATGAGGCTCCATATGTTCACTACCTCAGCACCTTCACCACCAAGGAGCCCCAGAGGGGCATGGGCTACATGGCCAAGAGGGGCCTTGATGTCAATAAGTGTGAAATTGCAAG GTTCTATAAACTGCATGAAAGGAAGTGTGAGCCTATCGTGATGACTGTACCAAGAAAG TCGGACCTGTTCCAGGACGACTTGTACCCAGACACATCTGGACCTGACCCTGCCCTGGAGGCTGAGGAGTGGTTCGATAACAAGAATGGAGACCCCATCCTCATCTCCCTCAAGAACGGTTATGTCCCGCTCAAGAACCGCGAATTCAAGGTGGTCAAAAAGAACATTTTGGACAACAAGGTGACCAAGAACACAGAGAACTCAAGCCCTGCCACCAAGTCTGCCTCCCCAACTCCATCGATT AAATCTGAAGCCAAGCTGGAGGAGATCTTGAAAGAAATCAAATCTCTCAAGGACCTGGTCAGCTCTCAGGAGAAGCGAATCATCACACTTGAAGAGCAAATGTCCAAAATTGCCATTTAG
- the iscu gene encoding iron-sulfur cluster assembly enzyme ISCU, mitochondrial, whose translation MATVPLRNLASSLLFFGKRLFSPELTALCSYHKKVVDHYENPRNVGALDKNAKNVGTGLVGAPACGDVMKLQIQVDENGKIVDAKFKTFGCGSAIASSSLATEWVKGKSVDEALKIKNTDIAKELCLPPVKLHCSMLAEDAIKAALSDYRIKQQEKKEERIKAAN comes from the exons ATGGCGACTGTACCTTTACGAAACTTGGCGTCCTCGCTGTTGTTTTTTGGCAAAAGGTTATTCAGCCCCGAGCTCACTGCCCTCTGCTCATATCACAAAAAG GTGGTGGACCACTATGAAAACCCAAGAAATGTGGGAGCTCTAGACAAAAACGCCAAGAATGTGGGGACAGGGTTGGTGGGTGCACCAGCCTGTGGTGATGTAATGAAACTTCAG ATCCAGGTGGATGAAAATGGGAAGATCGTTGATGCAAAGTTTAAGACATTTGGCTGCGGATCAGCTATTGCCTCCAGTTCTCTTGCCACAGAGTGGGTGAAGGGGAAGTCG GTCGATGAAGCTCTGAAGATCAAGAACACAGACATTGCCAAAGAACTCTGCCTTCCTCCAGTCAAGCTGCATTGCTCCA tgcTTGCAGAAGATGCCATAAAAGCAGCGCTGTCAGACTACAGAATAAAACaacaggagaagaaggaggaacgTATCAAGGCCGCCAATTAA
- the tmem119a gene encoding transmembrane protein 119, producing MKSCLVFLVTCVTLISLCHATPLTSLEASGDEAELELLFPTSFSTRAPVHISATTGAPTLTNTITTTMIRLKDFVLTRVVDFLQENLLIIIVVTSLLIVMVFIICCASAMSHKRKLEAYKPPPHPNRKYMERPYAVDHVKRVQTQSMASPKNLRVPSKALVGERGRDVRSSPRQEVRKVRAAEEVEKRREEPRQKEQLKYREEERSSPSTSSAHPVCTCHMKKGHH from the exons ATGAAGTCCTGTCTGGTTTTTCTCGTCACCTGTGTGACCCTGATCTCGCTGTGTCATGCCACCCCTCTCACATCCCTGGAAGCCAGCGGTGATGAAGCAGAGCTGGAGCTCCTTTTTCCAACCTCTTTCTCCACTCGAGCACCTGTTCACATCTCCGCCACCACTGGAGCTCCCACCCTCACcaacaccatcaccaccaccatgaTTCGCCTGAAGGACTTCGTCCTCACCCGAGTAGTGGACTTCCTGCAGGAGAATCTGCTCATCATCATCGTCGTGACCTCCCTTCTCATCGTCATGGTCTTCATCATCTGCTGTGCCTCTGCCATGAGTCACAAGCGCAAGCTGGAGGCctacaaaccccctcctcacccaAACAGGAAGTATATG GAGAGGCCGTACGCCGTCGACCACGTCAAGAGGGTCCAGACTCAGAGCATGGCCTCCCCCAAGAACCTGCGCGTGCCATCCAAGGCTCTggtgggagagagggggagagacgtCAGGTCATCACCCCGCCAGGAGGTCAGAAAGGTCAGGGCGGCAGAGGAGGTGGAAAAGCGGAGAGAGGAGCCCAGGCAGAAAGAGCAGCTGAAgtacagggaggaggagagatccAGCCCCAGCACCAGCTCCGCTCATCCAGTCTGCACCTGCCACATGAAGAAGGGCCACCATTAG
- the LOC125890530 gene encoding leucine-rich repeat and transmembrane domain-containing protein 1: MKAQQLKGKCNPVVAEITSALSVARNQLCNVDHLLRPFSDLQELSLSHNLLNRFPRGLPPSLESLLLQENRITYITSGALRQLGNLTRLDLEDNRIRAIQPGALQGLNKLQVLTLKGNKLTSLPLNLPPSLTHLDLSANCISVLDLPSLSALVNLQVLKINSNCLRSVPESAFDSLPRLRSVDLTNNLWVCECDILYLYRWLLSGRVRMATDLVCTEPVHLAHRLLLNLSVMAICPRVVKPNERTHPQDISSTLERKLETVTVRPMIPSSFNDRREAPWPTPNPQPLAQQDSAAVIALLAVLCVLVALLMLAVLFVLKNVLLRHQRVAPLNAGSGG, translated from the exons ATGAAGGCACAGCAGCTCAAAGGCAAGTGTAACCCTGTGGTGGCTGAAAT TACCTCAGCTCTCTCTGTGGCCAGAAACCAGCTCTGTAATGTGGACCACCTGCTCCGGCCCTTCTCTGACCTGCAGGAGCTGAGCCTCAGTCATAATCTGCTGAACCGCTTCCCTCGCGGCCTGCCCCCCAGCCTGGAGTCCCTGCTGCTGCAAGAGAACCGCATCACTTATATCACTTCAGGTGCCCTGCGACAGCTGGGGAACCTTACTCGCCTGGATCTGGAGGACAACCGCATCCGTGCCATCCAGCCCGGGGCACTTCAGGGTCTTAACAAGCTGCAGGTCCTGACACTTAAAGGAAACAAGCTTACCAGCCTCCCTCTGAATCTTCCTCCATCACTGACACACTTAGACCTCTCGGCAAACTGCATCTCTGTCCTGGACCTGCCCTCGCTGTCCGCCCTGGTCAACCTGCAGGTTCTGAAGATCAACAGCAACTGTCTGCGTTCAGTCCCAGAGAGCGCCTTTGACAGCCTGCCACGTCTGAGATCCGTGGACCTCACCAACaacctgtgggtgtgtgagtgcgACATCTTGTATCTGTACCGCTGGCTGCTGAGTGGTCGCGTGAGGATGGCCACAGATCTGGTGTGTACCGAGCCGGTCCACCTTGCTCACCGCCTGCTTTTGAACCTCTCTGTAATGGCTATCTGTCCTCGTGTCGTGAAGCCAAATGAGAGGACACACCCACAGGACATCAGCTCTACACtggagaggaagctggagaCGGTGACAGTGAGGCCAATGATACCAAGCTCATTTAATGACCGGAG AGAGGCACCCTGGCCCACTCCCAACCCACAGCCGCTTGCACAACAAGACTCTGCAGCGGTCATCGCTCTGCTCGCTGTGTTATGTGTATTAGTGGCTCTCCTAATGctggcagtgctgtttgtgcTGAAAAATGTACTCCTGCGCCATCAGAGGGTGGCTCCACTTAATGCGGGATCTGGTGGATGA